One genomic region from Stackebrandtia nassauensis DSM 44728 encodes:
- a CDS encoding FAD-dependent oxidoreductase, giving the protein MRVVIAGYGMAGARLARELGGRGAEVTVFGAESEAAYNRVLLSGLLAGSHSETGVRLPPPPDNVDIRLDTPVSSIDTVGRTVNGVGYDALVLATGADAIMPPIPGLAPSERVMAFRTMADCRRIIEASRGGDRALVLGGGLLGVEAARGLAGRGMRVTVVHAAEHLMERQLDPAGAAMLAGTLDSIGVASRTGAAAVAVDQSGDEVRLRLADGTELSGDLLVVSCGVAPNIGLARRAGLRVNRGVVIDDRCRTSDPRVYAIGDCAEHDGHCYGLVGPAWEQADVVADVLSGQEGGYRGSRQVTRLKTDGIDLAAMGVVDGDEVVSFADPVRRTYARLVIEAGRLAGAILLGDNPTVGDLVRMFDQGEPVPFDRRRLLLGAAAPVAESADDETVCRCNSVDAAAITSAWHGGARTVEQLAAKTLATTGCGGCTDTVSRMCERLGRTELSGVRS; this is encoded by the coding sequence ATGCGAGTGGTGATCGCCGGATACGGCATGGCCGGGGCCCGGCTGGCCCGGGAACTGGGCGGACGCGGCGCCGAGGTGACCGTGTTCGGGGCCGAGTCGGAGGCCGCGTACAACCGGGTGCTGCTGTCGGGACTGCTGGCGGGCAGCCACAGCGAGACCGGGGTTCGGCTTCCGCCCCCACCGGACAACGTGGACATCAGGCTGGACACGCCGGTGTCGTCGATCGACACCGTGGGACGCACCGTCAACGGCGTCGGCTATGACGCACTGGTGCTGGCGACCGGCGCCGACGCGATCATGCCGCCGATCCCGGGCCTGGCGCCGTCCGAACGCGTCATGGCGTTTCGGACGATGGCCGACTGCCGCCGCATCATCGAAGCCAGCCGCGGCGGCGACCGGGCGCTGGTGCTGGGCGGCGGCCTGCTGGGCGTCGAAGCGGCCAGAGGGCTCGCCGGACGCGGCATGCGCGTCACCGTCGTGCACGCCGCCGAGCACCTCATGGAGCGGCAGCTCGACCCGGCGGGCGCCGCGATGCTCGCGGGCACACTGGACTCCATCGGGGTCGCGTCACGCACCGGCGCGGCGGCCGTCGCGGTCGACCAGAGCGGCGACGAGGTCCGGCTGCGGCTGGCCGACGGCACCGAACTGTCCGGCGACCTGCTGGTGGTCTCGTGCGGGGTGGCACCCAATATCGGGCTGGCGCGGCGCGCCGGGCTGCGCGTCAACCGGGGTGTCGTCATCGACGACCGTTGCCGCACCAGCGATCCGCGCGTCTACGCCATCGGCGACTGCGCCGAACACGATGGACACTGCTACGGCCTGGTCGGTCCGGCCTGGGAACAGGCCGACGTGGTCGCCGACGTCCTGTCCGGGCAGGAGGGCGGCTACCGGGGTTCGCGGCAGGTGACCCGGTTGAAGACCGACGGCATCGACCTGGCCGCCATGGGCGTCGTGGACGGCGACGAGGTGGTGTCCTTCGCCGACCCGGTCCGGCGCACCTACGCCCGGCTGGTCATCGAGGCCGGACGGCTGGCGGGCGCGATCCTGTTGGGCGACAACCCGACCGTCGGTGACCTGGTGCGGATGTTCGACCAGGGGGAACCGGTGCCGTTCGATCGCCGCAGGCTGCTGCTGGGCGCGGCGGCCCCGGTCGCCGAGAGCGCCGACGACGAGACGGTGTGCCGCTGCAACAGTGTCGACGCCGCCGCCATCACCTCGGCCTGGCACGGCGGCGCCCGCACCGTCGAGCAGTTGGCCGCGAAGACGCTGGCCACCACCGGCTGCGGCGGCTGCACCGACACGGTGTCGCGCATGTGCGAACGGCTGGGACGCACCGAGTTGTCGGGGGTGCGGTCATGA
- a CDS encoding uroporphyrinogen-III synthase yields the protein MTGPLTGYTVAVTAQRRGEELAALLGRRGAKTVLAPVLRMVSLPDDQALRAATVELINDPPDVTIATTGIGFRGWLAAAEGWGLGEALHAALGSGRVWCRGPKALGAVRAAGLREEWSAPSECGWEVSERLRGEPLSGQRVAVQLHGDPSDDFTDTIRSGGGHAVPIPVYRWMLPTDITPVRRLVDQVCLRRIDAVTFTSAPAVNALLRIAGDQRTELLAALRAPADDGGVMAAVVGPVTAAPLTRDEVPVVMPERARLGSLARLVTAELPGRASRLTLASGHTVELRGHLVMVDGQVQPLPPAPMAILRALSAAKGRVLTRTELLRCLPRGCDRHAVEMAVTRLRDGLGLRSCVQTVIKRGYRLNLL from the coding sequence ATGACCGGGCCGCTGACCGGTTACACCGTGGCCGTCACGGCGCAGCGCCGGGGCGAGGAGCTGGCGGCGCTGTTGGGTCGGCGCGGCGCCAAGACGGTGCTGGCGCCGGTGCTGCGGATGGTGTCGCTGCCCGACGACCAGGCGCTGCGGGCCGCGACGGTGGAGCTGATCAACGATCCGCCCGACGTCACGATCGCGACCACCGGCATCGGTTTCCGGGGCTGGCTGGCCGCCGCCGAGGGCTGGGGGCTCGGCGAGGCGCTGCACGCCGCGCTGGGCAGCGGCAGGGTGTGGTGCCGGGGCCCCAAGGCGCTGGGGGCGGTGCGGGCGGCGGGATTGCGCGAGGAATGGTCGGCGCCCAGCGAATGCGGCTGGGAGGTGTCGGAGCGGCTGCGCGGCGAACCGCTGTCGGGCCAACGGGTCGCGGTCCAGTTGCACGGCGACCCCAGCGACGACTTCACCGACACGATCCGCTCCGGCGGCGGCCACGCGGTGCCGATCCCGGTGTACCGCTGGATGTTGCCCACCGACATCACGCCGGTGCGGCGGCTGGTGGATCAGGTGTGTCTGCGCCGGATCGACGCGGTCACGTTCACCAGCGCGCCCGCCGTCAACGCGCTGCTGCGCATCGCCGGTGACCAGCGCACCGAACTGCTGGCCGCGCTGCGGGCCCCGGCCGACGACGGCGGGGTCATGGCCGCCGTCGTCGGCCCGGTCACGGCGGCGCCGCTGACGAGAGACGAGGTGCCGGTGGTGATGCCGGAGCGGGCGCGGCTGGGTTCACTGGCACGGCTGGTGACCGCCGAGCTGCCGGGCCGGGCGTCGCGACTGACGCTGGCCAGCGGGCACACCGTGGAGCTGCGCGGACATCTGGTGATGGTGGACGGTCAGGTGCAACCGCTGCCGCCCGCGCCGATGGCGATCCTGCGGGCGCTGTCGGCGGCCAAGGGCCGGGTGCTGACCCGCACCGAACTGCTGCGGTGCCTGCCCCGGGGCTGTGACCGGCACGCGGTGGAGATGGCGGTCACCCGGCTGCGGGACGGCCTGGGGCTGCGCAGCTGCGTCCAGACCGTCATCAAACGCGGCTACCGGCTGAACCTGCTGTGA
- a CDS encoding VOC family protein, with protein MHMHLIALVVAEYDPAIEFFTRILGFELVEDSPSQTNDGRPKRWVVVRPPGAETGILLARADGEKQRAEIGNHAAGRVGLFLRVDDFDASYKHMVDSGVTFTSEPRTEPYGQVAVFVDIAGNKWDLLGPAPA; from the coding sequence ATGCATATGCACCTGATCGCGCTGGTCGTGGCGGAATACGACCCCGCCATCGAGTTCTTCACCCGGATTCTCGGCTTCGAACTGGTCGAGGACTCGCCGTCCCAGACCAACGACGGCCGGCCCAAGCGGTGGGTCGTGGTGCGGCCGCCCGGTGCCGAGACCGGCATCCTGCTCGCCCGCGCCGACGGCGAGAAGCAGCGCGCCGAGATCGGCAACCACGCGGCGGGCCGGGTCGGGCTGTTCCTACGCGTGGACGACTTCGACGCCAGCTACAAGCACATGGTCGATTCCGGTGTCACGTTCACCAGCGAACCGCGCACCGAGCCTTATGGACAGGTCGCGGTGTTCGTGGACATCGCGGGCAACAAGTGGGACCTGCTCGGTCCGGCCCCGGCATAA
- a CDS encoding haloacid dehalogenase type II yields MLSRADIDLVVFDVLGTLVNEPGGIRDGIRELAPDGDIDGLAELWENHVARRQQRMLDGRDPYADSETVDREAAELVADKCGVTDAAAIGRLATVERRLEPWSDTVAGLELLARQFPIVGLSNASRATLTRLSAKAGLRWHFLLSAQDANSYKPAAEVYRLAVDLAGSAPQRVLKVAAHAWDLRAAQEVGLRTAYVPRPVGDPPRDSDAFDLHAASLADLAATLGDD; encoded by the coding sequence ATGCTCTCGCGGGCTGACATCGACCTCGTCGTGTTCGACGTACTGGGAACCCTCGTCAACGAACCGGGCGGGATCCGCGACGGTATCCGCGAACTGGCTCCCGACGGCGACATCGACGGGCTCGCCGAACTGTGGGAGAACCACGTCGCGCGGCGGCAGCAGCGGATGCTCGACGGCCGCGATCCCTACGCCGACAGCGAAACCGTCGATCGCGAGGCCGCCGAACTCGTCGCGGACAAGTGCGGGGTCACCGACGCCGCCGCCATCGGCCGGCTCGCCACCGTCGAGCGGCGACTCGAACCCTGGTCCGACACCGTCGCGGGCCTGGAACTACTCGCGCGGCAGTTCCCGATCGTCGGCCTGTCCAACGCCAGCCGGGCGACACTGACCCGGCTGAGCGCCAAGGCCGGACTGCGCTGGCACTTCCTGCTGTCGGCGCAGGACGCCAACAGCTACAAACCCGCCGCCGAGGTCTACCGGCTCGCCGTCGACCTGGCCGGGAGCGCACCGCAGCGGGTGCTCAAGGTCGCGGCCCACGCGTGGGACCTGCGGGCCGCGCAAGAGGTGGGGCTGCGCACCGCCTACGTGCCCCGGCCGGTGGGCGACCCGCCGCGGGACAGCGACGCGTTCGACCTGCACGCCGCCAGCCTCGCCGACCTGGCGGCGACGCTCGGCGATGACTAG
- a CDS encoding LacI family DNA-binding transcriptional regulator encodes MKPTLQTVADVVGVSRSTVSNAYSRPDQLSPELRQKILDAARELGYAGPNATARSLRRGRAGAIGVLFTTTLSYAFIDPYAVRFLRGLSEAAERHDTGLLLIPLSHDDDETAAAKVREAVVDGFCVYCVPDWHHSQTVMKSIGRPAVTTAFRPDAYDFSVGIDDRTASRQAAAHLLRLGHRRLAVLAAYDDVDGARLGPIPAPDIDKIEDFEMRQRLRGIRDAVVDADLDWSTVTVVNTVTNSRAAGHAAAAHVLDTSPRPTAVLGCTDLVALGTIDALRDRGLRPGLDVSVTGFDDIPEAQTVGLSTVRQPAIDKGVIAGELLLDPPDDPGDRHVLLPTEFIVRTTTGPAERS; translated from the coding sequence ATGAAGCCGACACTACAGACGGTCGCCGACGTCGTCGGCGTCTCGCGCAGTACCGTGTCGAACGCCTACAGCCGCCCCGACCAGCTGTCTCCCGAACTGCGGCAGAAGATCCTCGACGCCGCCAGGGAACTGGGCTACGCCGGACCCAACGCGACCGCCCGCTCGCTGCGGCGGGGCCGCGCGGGGGCGATCGGGGTCCTGTTCACCACGACCCTGTCCTACGCGTTCATCGACCCCTACGCCGTGCGGTTCCTGCGCGGCCTGTCCGAGGCCGCCGAACGCCACGACACCGGTCTGCTGCTGATCCCGCTGTCCCACGACGACGACGAGACCGCCGCGGCCAAGGTCCGCGAGGCCGTCGTCGACGGCTTCTGTGTCTACTGTGTCCCCGACTGGCACCACTCCCAGACCGTCATGAAGTCCATCGGACGACCGGCCGTGACCACCGCGTTTCGGCCCGACGCCTACGACTTCAGCGTCGGCATCGACGACCGCACCGCCAGCCGGCAGGCGGCGGCCCACCTGCTGCGGCTGGGCCACCGGCGCCTGGCCGTGCTGGCCGCCTACGACGATGTGGACGGTGCCCGGCTCGGACCGATCCCGGCACCCGACATCGACAAGATCGAGGACTTCGAGATGCGGCAACGGTTGCGGGGCATCCGCGACGCCGTCGTCGACGCCGACCTCGACTGGTCCACCGTCACCGTGGTCAACACGGTGACCAACAGCCGCGCGGCGGGGCACGCCGCCGCCGCGCACGTCCTGGACACCTCGCCCCGGCCGACCGCCGTGTTGGGGTGCACCGATCTGGTCGCGCTGGGCACCATCGACGCGCTGCGGGACCGAGGGCTTCGCCCCGGCCTCGACGTGTCGGTCACCGGGTTCGACGACATACCCGAAGCCCAGACCGTCGGCCTCAGCACCGTGCGCCAGCCCGCCATCGACAAGGGAGTCATAGCAGGCGAGTTGCTGCTCGACCCGCCGGACGACCCGGGAGACCGGCACGTCCTGCTGCCTACCGAATTCATCGTCCGGACCACGACCGGTCCGGCGGAAAGGAGCTGA
- the nirB gene encoding nitrite reductase large subunit NirB has protein sequence MKRIVVIGDGMVGRHFTTTLREREPGWSVTVLAEENRPAYDRVRLSAYFDGATAADLSLGELDDGVDLRLGEAAVRVDRERHVVHSALSEYPYDALVIATGSYPFVPPIPGTDSPGCFVYRTLDDLEAIRDHAAGVDRGVVVGGGLLGLEAANALRLLGLDTTVVEFAPHLMPAQLDEAGGAVLRGHLEQLGIRIACGTAVAAVTTDAAERQSATPGGGNTEPPRAASGGLRLTTSDGTHLDTGLVVFAAGVRPRDAIGRDSGLAMAERGGITVDDTCLTSDPDVYAIGECAAVDGRCFGLVAPGYAMAEVVVDRLCGGDARFAGADTSTKLKLLGVDVASFGAPDGPLSTNYLDPTEGVYAKLALSDDARTLLGGILVGDTEPYGLLRASVGGPVPARLADLLARAVPDAELPDSAQICSCHAVTKSAITSAIAEGACDVASLGACTKAGSGCGSCVPLLKQLLADSGVSQNKAVCEHFAYSRAELFDIVRCAGITTFSDLIAQHGTGRGCEVCKPVVASILASLDNGHILDGEQAALQDTNDHFLANLQRNGTYSVVPRVPAGEITPEKLITIGAIARDYGLYTKITGAQRIDMFGARVEQLPAIWRRLVDAGFESGHAYGKALRTVKSCVGTTWCRYGVQDSVTLAIDLELRYRGLRSPHKLKSAVSGCARECAEARGKDFGIIATEAGWNLYVGGNGGFTPRHAQLLLSDLDTESLVRYIDRFLMFYVRTADRLQRTAAWLENLDGGLDYLREVIVDDRLGICAELDAAMDRHVASYRDEWSAVLEDPDKLSRFVSFVNAPETPDPSIRFDTSRGQPLPVMLERPRVRAS, from the coding sequence ATGAAGCGGATCGTCGTCATCGGCGATGGCATGGTGGGACGGCATTTCACCACCACGCTGCGCGAACGCGAGCCCGGCTGGTCGGTGACGGTGCTGGCCGAGGAGAACCGGCCCGCCTACGACCGGGTCCGCTTGTCGGCGTACTTCGACGGCGCCACCGCCGCCGACCTCAGTCTCGGTGAACTCGACGACGGAGTGGACCTGCGGCTGGGCGAGGCGGCGGTGCGCGTCGACCGCGAACGGCACGTCGTTCACTCCGCACTGAGCGAGTACCCCTACGACGCGCTGGTGATAGCCACCGGCTCCTATCCTTTCGTGCCACCGATTCCCGGCACCGACTCCCCCGGCTGCTTCGTGTACCGGACCCTCGACGACCTGGAGGCGATCCGGGACCACGCCGCCGGGGTCGACCGTGGCGTGGTGGTCGGCGGCGGGCTGCTCGGGCTGGAGGCCGCCAACGCGCTGCGGCTGCTGGGCCTCGACACGACCGTGGTCGAGTTCGCGCCGCACCTGATGCCCGCGCAGCTGGACGAAGCCGGTGGCGCGGTGCTGCGCGGCCACCTCGAACAGCTCGGCATCCGGATCGCCTGCGGCACAGCGGTCGCCGCGGTGACGACCGACGCGGCCGAGCGACAGTCGGCGACGCCAGGCGGCGGCAACACCGAGCCGCCGCGGGCCGCGTCCGGCGGGCTGCGGCTCACGACGTCCGACGGGACTCACCTCGACACCGGTCTCGTCGTGTTCGCCGCTGGGGTGCGGCCCCGCGACGCGATCGGCCGCGACAGTGGACTGGCGATGGCCGAGCGCGGCGGCATCACCGTCGACGACACCTGCCTGACCTCCGACCCCGACGTGTACGCGATCGGCGAGTGCGCCGCCGTCGACGGCCGCTGTTTCGGCCTGGTGGCACCCGGATACGCGATGGCCGAGGTGGTGGTGGACCGGCTGTGCGGCGGCGACGCCCGCTTCGCCGGGGCCGACACCTCGACCAAGCTGAAACTGCTGGGCGTCGACGTCGCCTCCTTCGGCGCGCCTGACGGTCCACTGTCCACGAACTATCTGGACCCGACCGAGGGCGTCTACGCCAAACTGGCGCTGTCCGACGACGCCCGCACGCTGCTGGGCGGCATCCTGGTCGGCGACACCGAACCGTACGGACTCCTGCGCGCCTCGGTCGGCGGCCCGGTTCCGGCCCGGCTGGCCGACCTGCTGGCCCGAGCGGTCCCGGACGCCGAACTGCCCGACAGTGCCCAGATCTGCTCGTGTCACGCCGTCACCAAGTCGGCGATCACCTCGGCGATCGCCGAGGGCGCCTGCGACGTGGCCTCGCTGGGCGCGTGCACCAAGGCGGGCAGCGGCTGCGGTTCCTGTGTCCCGCTGTTGAAGCAGCTGCTGGCTGATTCCGGTGTGTCCCAGAACAAGGCGGTGTGCGAGCACTTCGCGTACTCGCGGGCGGAGCTGTTCGACATCGTCCGGTGTGCCGGTATCACCACCTTCAGCGACCTGATCGCCCAGCACGGCACCGGACGCGGCTGCGAGGTCTGCAAGCCCGTCGTGGCCTCGATTCTCGCCTCGCTCGACAATGGCCACATTCTGGACGGTGAACAGGCGGCGCTCCAGGACACCAACGACCACTTCCTGGCCAACCTGCAACGCAACGGCACCTATTCGGTGGTGCCGAGGGTGCCCGCCGGGGAGATCACGCCGGAGAAGCTGATCACCATCGGCGCCATCGCCCGCGACTACGGCCTGTACACCAAGATCACCGGGGCGCAACGCATCGACATGTTCGGGGCCCGGGTCGAGCAGCTGCCCGCGATCTGGCGGCGGCTCGTCGACGCCGGGTTCGAGTCCGGGCACGCCTACGGCAAGGCGCTGCGCACCGTGAAGTCCTGTGTGGGCACGACCTGGTGCCGTTACGGTGTCCAGGATTCGGTGACGCTGGCCATCGACCTGGAGCTGCGGTACCGGGGTCTACGGTCGCCGCACAAGCTCAAGTCCGCGGTGTCGGGCTGCGCCAGGGAGTGCGCCGAGGCGCGCGGCAAGGACTTCGGGATCATCGCCACCGAGGCGGGCTGGAACCTCTACGTGGGCGGCAACGGCGGCTTCACGCCCCGGCACGCCCAACTGTTGTTGTCCGATCTGGACACCGAATCGCTGGTGCGCTATATCGACCGGTTCCTGATGTTCTACGTCCGCACCGCGGATCGCTTGCAGCGCACCGCGGCCTGGCTGGAGAACCTGGACGGCGGGCTGGACTATCTGCGGGAGGTGATCGTGGACGACCGGTTGGGCATCTGCGCCGAGCTGGACGCGGCGATGGACCGGCACGTGGCGTCCTATCGGGACGAATGGTCGGCGGTGCTGGAGGACCCGGACAAGCTGTCCCGGTTCGTGTCCTTCGTCAACGCGCCCGAGACCCCGGACCCGTCGATTCGCTTCGACACCAGCCGGGGGCAGCCGCTGCCGGTGATGCTGGAACGGCCCCGGGTGAGGGCGTCATGA
- a CDS encoding cytochrome P450: METPTLPFERTKVLELSPLARKLQEAGPIHRIRTAVGDPAWLVTRYAEVKELFGDNRLGRSHPDPASASRMNHSAVFGGGPTGEFDTEPEDAVRFRRLLQPLFSAKHMRLMQSRVDELVSGLLDPLEGATEPVDLHQALALPLPVLVICELLGVPLDDRDAFVAWSQDAGVVDDQARSEAGMANLMGYIYQLAMKKRANPGKDVLSAVAAAEHLPDEEVTRLGAGLLFAGHETTVTRIGFGVFLLLTKPEQWQSMLEDPELMSTAVEEILRAPVAGGLEGIPRYARSDIEFAGVTIKAGDLVILDLSAANHDPRAFADPDEFDVSRPANTHVGFGHGLHYCIGAPLARIELRSVFAQLPRRFPNLRLAVAPEDIEWRENQLTGGLKALPVSLT; this comes from the coding sequence ATGGAAACCCCTACCCTCCCCTTTGAACGGACCAAAGTACTCGAACTTTCACCCCTGGCCCGCAAGCTTCAGGAAGCCGGACCCATCCACAGGATCCGCACCGCTGTAGGCGACCCCGCCTGGCTGGTCACCCGTTACGCCGAGGTCAAGGAGCTGTTCGGCGACAACCGGCTGGGCCGTTCCCATCCCGACCCGGCGTCCGCCTCCCGGATGAACCACTCCGCCGTCTTCGGCGGTGGTCCCACCGGAGAGTTCGACACCGAACCCGAAGACGCCGTGCGGTTCCGGCGGCTGTTGCAGCCACTGTTCTCCGCCAAGCACATGCGTCTCATGCAGTCGCGAGTGGACGAGCTGGTCAGCGGCCTGCTCGATCCGCTGGAGGGCGCGACGGAACCGGTCGATCTGCACCAGGCGCTCGCGCTTCCGTTGCCGGTGCTGGTGATCTGCGAACTTCTCGGCGTGCCCCTCGACGACCGCGACGCGTTCGTGGCCTGGAGCCAGGACGCCGGGGTCGTCGATGACCAGGCCCGCTCCGAGGCCGGGATGGCGAACCTGATGGGCTACATCTACCAGCTGGCCATGAAGAAGCGGGCCAACCCGGGCAAGGACGTGCTCAGCGCGGTGGCCGCCGCCGAGCACCTGCCCGACGAGGAGGTCACCCGGCTGGGTGCCGGGCTGCTGTTCGCCGGTCACGAGACGACGGTGACCCGGATCGGTTTCGGGGTCTTCCTGCTGCTCACCAAACCCGAGCAATGGCAGTCCATGCTGGAGGATCCGGAGCTGATGTCGACCGCCGTGGAGGAGATCCTGCGGGCCCCGGTGGCGGGTGGACTCGAGGGGATCCCCCGCTATGCCCGCAGCGACATCGAGTTCGCCGGGGTCACGATCAAGGCCGGCGACCTCGTCATCCTCGACCTCTCGGCGGCCAACCACGACCCTCGGGCCTTCGCCGATCCCGACGAGTTCGACGTGTCCCGGCCCGCCAACACCCACGTGGGCTTCGGTCACGGACTGCACTACTGCATCGGGGCTCCGTTGGCGCGCATCGAGTTGCGCTCGGTGTTCGCGCAGCTGCCGCGCCGGTTCCCGAACCTGCGGTTGGCGGTGGCTCCCGAGGACATCGAATGGCGGGAGAACCAACTGACCGGTGGTCTCAAGGCGCTGCCGGTCTCGCTGACCTGA
- a CDS encoding helix-turn-helix domain-containing protein, whose product MRAPTLDTERPDPVELHRLCVPDPERVPMAIGSFDSIGPLSRADFPHRHTFYELVLVTAGTGWHVVDFAAHPIRPPHLGFIAPGQVHWWRDAVGLDGQVLLFTDEFLLAHPRDREVWQALGRRPWLNLTGFERREFAALFAQLSAEYRRRDAGFLSVLQSYLHVLLVRACRVADGMALTMATDRPAAVVREFNRLVTHSGWSGYSVRDYATRLGVSVGYLTEVVKQVRGVTPGQLVRRARVLEARRLLGGSDLTIAQVSHALGFSDPAYFCRFFRRETGSTPGSFRRSVD is encoded by the coding sequence ATGCGTGCTCCCACCCTGGATACCGAACGCCCTGATCCCGTTGAGCTGCACCGGTTGTGCGTACCCGACCCCGAACGGGTGCCCATGGCCATCGGCAGCTTCGACTCGATCGGCCCGCTGTCGCGCGCCGACTTCCCGCACCGGCACACCTTCTATGAACTGGTCCTGGTCACCGCCGGAACCGGCTGGCACGTCGTCGACTTCGCCGCCCACCCGATCCGGCCACCGCACCTGGGTTTCATCGCGCCCGGGCAGGTGCACTGGTGGCGCGACGCGGTCGGCCTCGACGGCCAGGTACTGCTGTTCACCGACGAGTTCCTGCTGGCCCACCCGCGCGACCGCGAGGTCTGGCAGGCACTGGGACGCCGCCCCTGGCTGAACCTCACCGGCTTCGAACGCCGCGAGTTCGCCGCGCTGTTCGCTCAGCTCAGCGCCGAGTACCGGCGCCGCGACGCGGGATTCCTGTCGGTGCTTCAGTCCTATCTGCACGTCCTGTTGGTGCGTGCCTGCCGGGTCGCCGACGGCATGGCCCTGACGATGGCGACCGACCGGCCCGCCGCGGTGGTCCGCGAGTTCAACCGGCTGGTCACCCACTCGGGCTGGAGCGGGTACTCGGTGCGCGACTACGCCACCCGGCTGGGCGTATCGGTCGGCTATCTGACCGAAGTGGTCAAACAGGTCCGGGGCGTCACACCCGGCCAGCTGGTGCGGCGCGCCCGGGTGCTGGAGGCCCGGCGACTGCTGGGCGGTTCCGACCTGACCATCGCCCAGGTGTCGCACGCGCTGGGTTTCAGCGATCCGGCCTACTTCTGCCGGTTCTTCCGCCGCGAGACCGGATCGACCCCGGGCAGCTTCCGGCGCTCCGTCGACTGA
- the nirD gene encoding nitrite reductase small subunit NirD, with protein sequence MSWEPICALEQLTPERGRAALLPDGTQVALFRTRDDDLFAVENLDPFSNAYVMSRGILGDRAGTPTVASPMYKQVFDLATGECKDAERVRLRTFEVSCRDGVVAVRVPEAVPV encoded by the coding sequence ATGAGCTGGGAACCGATCTGCGCGCTGGAACAGCTGACGCCCGAACGCGGCCGCGCGGCGCTGCTGCCGGACGGCACCCAGGTGGCGCTGTTCCGCACCCGCGACGACGATCTGTTCGCGGTGGAGAACCTCGACCCGTTCAGCAACGCCTACGTCATGTCGCGCGGCATCCTCGGCGACCGCGCCGGAACCCCGACCGTGGCCTCCCCGATGTACAAACAGGTCTTCGATCTGGCCACAGGGGAGTGTAAGGACGCCGAGCGGGTGCGGTTGCGGACCTTCGAAGTGTCCTGTCGCGACGGAGTGGTCGCGGTCCGGGTCCCGGAGGCGGTGCCGGTATGA